One part of the Thermococcus litoralis DSM 5473 genome encodes these proteins:
- a CDS encoding AMP phosphorylase, whose protein sequence is MRAKVKILDVETGRFMVVINEEDAKKAKLHPEDLIKIETAKRTIYGDVVISNMVQPGEIGVTKDIMRAYSFSEGEMVNVVPAGTPESVRYVKKKMNGQKLKKVEIEAIVKDIVDRKLRDIEISSFVTSLEINGLDMDEIAWLTMAMAETGDMLDIDRKPIMDVHSIGGVPGNKTNVLVVPIVAAAGLTIPKTSSRAITSAAGTADVVEVLAPVTFSLDEIKRIVEKIGACLVWGGALNLAPADDLTIKAERALSIDPRGLMLASIMSKKYAMGSQYVLIDIPTGEGVKVETIEEARSLAKDFIELGKRLGQYVETAITYGGQPIGHTVGPALEAKEALETIMTGKGPGSLVEKATGLAGILLEMGGVAPAGMGKKMAKEILESGKAYEKLKEIIAEQGGDPNIKPEDIPIGDKTYTFVAQTSGYVTKIDNKAITTIARAAGAPEDKGAGILLHVKVGEKVREGDPLFTIHAESEVRLDQAIIQARRMEPIRIEGMVLQRIGNI, encoded by the coding sequence ATGAGGGCGAAAGTGAAGATTTTGGATGTAGAGACCGGGAGATTTATGGTAGTAATCAACGAGGAAGACGCTAAGAAAGCAAAGCTTCATCCAGAGGACCTAATTAAAATAGAAACCGCAAAAAGAACAATATACGGAGATGTGGTTATAAGCAACATGGTTCAGCCGGGGGAGATAGGGGTTACAAAGGACATAATGCGTGCTTATTCCTTTTCTGAAGGAGAAATGGTAAACGTAGTTCCTGCAGGAACTCCAGAAAGCGTGAGATATGTTAAGAAAAAGATGAATGGTCAAAAGCTTAAGAAGGTTGAAATAGAGGCAATTGTTAAAGACATCGTCGATAGAAAACTTCGGGACATAGAAATAAGTTCTTTTGTAACTTCTCTTGAGATAAACGGACTTGATATGGATGAGATTGCGTGGCTTACAATGGCAATGGCAGAGACTGGAGATATGTTGGATATAGATAGAAAGCCGATTATGGATGTTCACAGCATAGGTGGAGTTCCCGGAAACAAGACAAATGTGCTTGTAGTGCCGATAGTTGCCGCAGCCGGCTTAACAATCCCAAAGACCTCTTCAAGGGCAATAACAAGTGCCGCTGGAACTGCTGATGTGGTAGAAGTTCTTGCTCCAGTGACTTTCTCATTGGACGAAATAAAGAGGATTGTAGAAAAAATTGGCGCCTGTTTGGTGTGGGGTGGAGCCCTTAACTTGGCCCCCGCTGATGACCTAACAATTAAAGCCGAAAGGGCATTAAGCATTGATCCTAGGGGGCTTATGCTTGCGAGCATAATGTCGAAGAAGTACGCCATGGGTTCTCAATACGTTCTCATAGACATACCAACGGGAGAGGGAGTGAAGGTTGAGACCATAGAGGAGGCAAGGTCTCTGGCAAAAGACTTCATAGAGCTGGGAAAGAGACTCGGTCAATATGTGGAAACAGCGATTACTTATGGGGGCCAGCCAATAGGACACACAGTTGGCCCTGCGCTTGAGGCTAAAGAAGCTTTAGAGACCATAATGACAGGCAAAGGTCCGGGGAGTCTGGTCGAGAAGGCCACAGGCTTAGCGGGGATTCTGCTTGAGATGGGCGGAGTAGCACCGGCAGGAATGGGAAAGAAGATGGCGAAAGAAATCCTCGAGAGCGGAAAAGCTTACGAAAAGTTAAAGGAGATAATAGCCGAGCAGGGCGGAGATCCAAATATAAAGCCAGAAGATATCCCAATAGGCGACAAAACTTACACCTTCGTAGCTCAAACCTCTGGATATGTAACAAAGATTGATAACAAAGCGATAACGACAATAGCAAGAGCCGCTGGGGCTCCGGAAGACAAAGGTGCCGGAATTCTGCTCCACGTCAAAGTTGGAGAAAAAGTTAGGGAAGGGGATCCCCTCTTTACAATACACGCAGAGAGCGAAGTTAGACTCGACCAAGCAATAATTCAAGCAAGGAGAATGGAGCCGATAAGAATAGAGGGCATGGTGCTCCAGAGAATTGGAAATATCTAA
- a CDS encoding NfeD family protein encodes MRKIIFISLLLLIFLGPALAEAKTVYVAQIKGEITSYTYDQFDRYISEAEKANANAIIILLDTPGGRADAMQNIIERIKSADVPVITYVYPPGAMAASAGTYIALGSHLIAMAPGTSIGACRPILGYSQNGSIIEAPPKVVNFYISYIKSLAKASGRNETMAEKFITEDLAIDPEEALKYGVIEVIANDVDDLLEKADGMKTKVPVRGEYVTLDLKGAEVRYLEPSLKDRVITYITDPAVAYVLLTLGIWALVLGFLSPGWHVPETAGAIMIVLAIIGLGYFGYRSAGLLLIILAVIFFIAEALTPTFGLFTVAGFITFVLGSIMLFSGGGGVDYLISREVYSQIRLIIITIGALLALFFAFGMAAVIRAHRRKAQTGKEEMIGLSGEVVEPLAPEGMIRVRGELWRARSRDGETINVGEKVKVVGMDGLKLIVVREKEKKHEKENTNEVK; translated from the coding sequence ATGAGAAAAATCATTTTTATCTCTCTGCTTCTGCTCATATTCTTGGGCCCAGCGCTAGCTGAAGCAAAAACCGTTTACGTTGCTCAAATAAAAGGTGAGATAACTTCCTACACATACGATCAGTTCGATAGGTACATAAGCGAGGCAGAGAAAGCAAACGCAAACGCGATAATAATTCTCCTCGACACTCCCGGCGGTAGAGCGGATGCAATGCAAAACATAATCGAGAGAATAAAATCCGCCGATGTTCCCGTTATAACCTACGTTTATCCACCTGGAGCCATGGCAGCCTCCGCTGGAACATATATTGCCTTGGGTTCACATTTAATAGCCATGGCACCCGGAACAAGCATCGGCGCATGCAGGCCTATTTTAGGTTATTCTCAAAATGGAAGCATTATAGAGGCTCCCCCAAAGGTCGTTAACTTCTACATCTCCTACATAAAAAGCTTGGCAAAGGCCAGTGGAAGAAATGAGACAATGGCAGAAAAGTTCATAACGGAGGATTTGGCCATAGATCCAGAAGAAGCCCTAAAGTACGGAGTTATTGAGGTCATTGCAAACGATGTGGATGACCTCTTGGAAAAAGCAGATGGCATGAAAACTAAAGTTCCCGTAAGGGGAGAATACGTAACTTTAGATCTTAAAGGAGCTGAAGTTAGATATCTAGAGCCGAGTTTAAAGGATAGAGTAATAACATACATCACCGATCCAGCAGTCGCTTACGTTCTCTTAACACTCGGCATATGGGCTCTTGTTTTAGGCTTCCTGAGTCCAGGGTGGCACGTTCCAGAAACGGCTGGAGCAATAATGATTGTCCTAGCCATAATAGGGCTTGGATACTTCGGCTACAGGAGTGCGGGATTGTTGCTGATAATCCTTGCAGTGATATTCTTCATAGCAGAAGCCCTAACGCCTACTTTTGGCCTCTTTACCGTTGCTGGCTTTATAACGTTTGTTTTGGGTAGCATAATGCTCTTCAGCGGAGGTGGGGGAGTGGACTACCTGATTTCAAGGGAAGTTTATTCCCAGATTAGATTGATAATAATAACAATTGGTGCACTGCTTGCTTTGTTCTTTGCCTTTGGAATGGCTGCAGTGATAAGGGCTCATAGAAGAAAAGCACAAACAGGCAAGGAAGAGATGATAGGCCTTTCAGGAGAGGTAGTGGAACCTTTAGCCCCAGAAGGGATGATAAGAGTCAGAGGAGAGCTTTGGAGGGCAAGAAGCAGGGATGGTGAAACAATAAATGTTGGAGAAAAAGTTAAGGTTGTTGGAATGGATGGGCTCAAACTTATCGTGGTTAGGGAAAAAGAAAAAAAGCATGAAAAAGAAAATACTAATGAGGTGAAGTAG
- the minD gene encoding cell division ATPase MinD — MGRSIVFASGKGGTGKTTTLANVGVALAQFGKEVIVIDADITMANLSLILGMEDIPITLHDVLSGEAELRDAIYEGPAGIKVIPGGLSLEKIKKVKNPERLKELIREISSMADFVLIDAPAGLEMTSITALLIGKELILVTNPEISAITDSLKTKLVAEKLGTLPLGTVLNRVTNEKTELSREDIEAILEVPVLAVIPEDPEVKRASAYGIPLVIKNPMSPAAIAYKQLAAKLAGVKYKPPEPESPIKRVFKALFGGGRR, encoded by the coding sequence TTGGGAAGGTCTATTGTTTTCGCCTCTGGAAAAGGTGGCACGGGTAAAACCACAACACTGGCAAATGTTGGTGTCGCTTTGGCACAGTTTGGAAAGGAGGTCATAGTAATTGATGCAGATATTACAATGGCAAATCTGAGCTTAATCCTCGGTATGGAGGATATTCCAATAACCCTCCACGATGTTCTCTCAGGAGAAGCAGAGCTCAGAGATGCCATCTACGAAGGCCCAGCAGGGATTAAAGTAATCCCCGGCGGACTAAGCCTTGAAAAAATAAAGAAGGTAAAGAATCCAGAGAGATTGAAGGAGCTCATAAGGGAGATCTCATCAATGGCGGATTTTGTTTTAATCGATGCCCCTGCTGGTCTGGAGATGACCTCAATTACTGCTCTGCTCATAGGGAAGGAACTTATTTTGGTGACAAACCCAGAGATTTCTGCGATCACAGACTCCCTTAAAACAAAACTTGTGGCAGAAAAGCTTGGAACCCTTCCGTTGGGGACTGTATTGAACAGGGTAACAAATGAAAAAACGGAACTAAGCAGAGAGGACATTGAAGCCATCTTAGAAGTCCCAGTACTTGCAGTAATACCTGAAGACCCAGAAGTGAAGAGGGCAAGTGCTTATGGGATTCCCCTGGTTATCAAAAATCCAATGTCGCCGGCAGCAATAGCCTATAAGCAGCTCGCCGCAAAGCTTGCAGGAGTTAAATACAAGCCTCCGGAACCAGAAAGCCCAATAAAGAGGGTCTTCAAAGCCTTATTTGGAGGGGGGAGAAGATGA
- a CDS encoding slipin family protein — MAFEWIVYVIILVFILVFLASAIKIVKEYERAVIFRLGRVVGARGPGLFFIIPIFEKAVIVDLRTQVLDVPVQETITKDNVPVRVNAVVYFRVVDPVKAVTQVKNFIMATSQISQTTLRSVIGQAHLDELLSEREKLNRELQRIIDEATDPWGIKVTAVEIKDVELPAGMQRAMARQAEAERERRARITLAEAERQAAEKLREAAEIISEHPMALQLRTLQTISDVASDKSNVIVLTLPMEMLKLFRSLSDTAEVAKKKLEEEKE, encoded by the coding sequence ATGGCCTTTGAGTGGATTGTGTATGTTATCATTTTAGTTTTTATTTTGGTGTTTTTAGCCTCGGCTATAAAGATAGTGAAAGAATACGAGAGAGCAGTGATCTTCAGGCTTGGTAGGGTTGTTGGAGCCAGAGGACCGGGATTGTTCTTCATAATCCCAATATTCGAAAAGGCCGTGATAGTTGATTTGAGAACTCAGGTTTTAGACGTTCCAGTTCAAGAAACAATAACAAAGGACAACGTGCCTGTTAGGGTTAATGCCGTTGTTTACTTTAGAGTCGTCGACCCGGTAAAAGCTGTTACCCAGGTTAAGAACTTTATCATGGCAACATCCCAAATTTCCCAAACAACTCTGAGAAGTGTAATCGGTCAAGCGCACTTGGATGAACTGCTCAGTGAGAGGGAAAAGCTCAACAGAGAACTGCAAAGGATAATTGATGAAGCCACTGATCCATGGGGAATAAAAGTTACGGCTGTGGAGATCAAAGATGTTGAGCTTCCAGCTGGAATGCAAAGGGCAATGGCAAGACAAGCAGAGGCAGAGAGAGAAAGGAGAGCAAGAATTACACTTGCTGAGGCAGAAAGACAGGCTGCCGAGAAGCTTAGAGAAGCTGCAGAAATTATCTCCGAGCACCCAATGGCACTCCAGCTTAGAACCTTGCAAACAATAAGTGACGTAGCAAGTGATAAAAGCAATGTTATAGTTCTAACACTCCCGATGGAGATGTTGAAGCTATTCAGGAGCCTTTCTGATACAGCTGAAGTCGCAAAGAAAAAGTTAGAGGAAGAAAAGGAGTAG